One genomic segment of Salinigranum rubrum includes these proteins:
- a CDS encoding helix-turn-helix domain-containing protein yields MPTIVSGTIPADEFALSYSLETLPELMFEVERVVSSGTDALMPLLWVRGADRERVEETLEEDPTTDNVTLLGDFGDEWLFRMEWVGHIDLMVQMLVNSEATVLDAVGHESQWRLRMLYPRRSLFSKTHEFCEEHGLSFDVRSIRELDAEPAGRYGLTKDQYEVLATAASEGYFEVPRAVTLQELAEEFDVSHQAVSERLRRATNALVEDTLFVGMNELDSGA; encoded by the coding sequence ATGCCCACGATTGTATCTGGTACCATCCCCGCGGACGAGTTCGCGCTCAGCTACTCGCTGGAGACGCTCCCGGAGCTGATGTTCGAGGTCGAGCGAGTCGTCTCCAGCGGTACCGACGCGCTGATGCCGCTGCTGTGGGTTCGCGGCGCCGACAGGGAACGCGTCGAGGAAACGCTCGAGGAGGACCCCACGACCGACAACGTCACGCTCCTCGGTGATTTCGGCGACGAGTGGCTGTTCCGTATGGAGTGGGTGGGACACATCGACCTCATGGTCCAGATGCTCGTCAACAGCGAGGCGACCGTCCTCGACGCGGTCGGCCACGAGAGCCAGTGGCGTCTTCGGATGCTCTACCCGCGCCGGTCGCTCTTCTCCAAGACCCACGAGTTCTGCGAGGAACACGGGCTCAGCTTCGACGTCAGGTCGATTCGCGAACTCGACGCCGAGCCCGCCGGCCGGTACGGGCTCACGAAGGACCAGTACGAGGTCCTCGCCACGGCGGCGTCGGAGGGCTACTTCGAGGTCCCGCGCGCAGTGACGCTTCAGGAACTCGCCGAGGAGTTCGACGTCTCCCACCAGGCGGTCTCCGAGCGCCTCCGCCGAGCCACGAACGCGCTCGTCGAGGACACGCTGTTCGTCGGGATGAACGAACTGGACAGCGGCGCGTGA